A DNA window from Helianthus annuus cultivar XRQ/B chromosome 15, HanXRQr2.0-SUNRISE, whole genome shotgun sequence contains the following coding sequences:
- the LOC110923310 gene encoding uncharacterized protein LOC110923310, translating into MSKEERKKYVKYFPVVLCDLSAHLNLAYRMTIGGLNELQAEAALALRCIDKCKEGGFVELFMAKVDFPAKFDYCMRLNLKGKTEVSAQGFCLDNECWRLCEDKPQSSILPFIMQPVAEYRKTPANMKKTTAIANCSEGLSTLEEILHHGRENKKHTNAEFNCRVAIKGVRNSEEWFRLMCGGGKCMKGVSREHGELWCAGCENPVMFPQARFHLELEVLDSTANAVIMCFDDTAQILTNTTAESILNAESGLSHIYTAPVMIQNSDGSISTLPHCLHSLVGTTRTIQVDTSTYYHHGAFESFNCKRVLPDETNCESVGSTTPTPMTRKGKGVMTIPTPVKLKETIRKYIPTYEGSDSDDSVGNY; encoded by the exons ATGTCTAAGGAG GAAAGAAAGAAATATGTAAAGTATTTTCCTGTGGTTTTATGTGATCTATCAGCTCATTTGAATTTAGCGTACCGCATGACAATTGGTGGTTTGAATGAG CTTCAAGCAGAGGCTGCATTGGCGCTTAGGTGTATCGATAAATGTAAAGAGGGAGGTTTTGTTGAGCTATTTATGGCCAAGGTTGACTTTCCTGCTAAATTTGACTATTGTATGAG ATTAAACTTGAAGGGGAAGACTGAAGTTTCTGCACAAGGGTTCTGTTTGGATAATGAATGCTGGAGACTATGCGAGGACAAG CCACAGTCAAGCATCCTCCCTTTCATTATGCAACCTGTGGCTGAATATCGGAAGACACCTGCCAACATGAAGAAAACCACTGCTATTGCTAACTGTTCAGAAGGTTTGTCGACTCTTGAAGAAATATTACACCATGGTCGAGAAAATAAGAAACACACG AATGCTGAGTTCAATTGTCGTGTGGCCATTAAAGGCGTACGTAATAGCGAAGAGTGGTTCAGACTTATGTGTGGCGGAGGAAAATGCATGAAAGGTGTATCGCGTGAACACGGGGAGCTGTGGTGTGCTGGTTGTGAAAACCCAGTTATGTTTCCACAAGCAAG GTTCCATCTTGAACTTGAGGTGCTCGATTCCACGGCAAATGCGGTCATCATGTGCTTTGATGACACTGCACAAATTCTAACAAACACCACTGCTGAGTCTATACTCAATGCGGAATCGGGTCTCTCGCATATCTACACCGCTCCAGTCATGATACAGAACTCTGACGGTAGCATCTCAACGCTCCCACACTGCTTACACTCACTTGTGGGCACCACCCGAACCATCCAAGTTGATACATCCACATACTACCATCATGGGGCCTTTGAGAGCTTCAACTGCAAGCGTGTGCTCCCGGACGAAACCAATTGTGAATCCGTTGGATCTACCACTCCTACTCCCATGACTAGGAAGGGTAAAGGGGTGATGACAATACCGACACCGGTAAAGCTCAAAGAAACAATCAGAAAGTACat CCCTACTTATGAAGGTTCTGATTCGGATGATTCTGTGGGTAACTACTGA